The following nucleotide sequence is from Apium graveolens cultivar Ventura chromosome 4, ASM990537v1, whole genome shotgun sequence.
ATGACTAGTAAATTCACACTCCCCAACAGCAGAGGGTTCATTGGCATGTCCGATCGTGATCATTCTCAGCGGTGAAGTATCTGGTGTCCACAAGTAGTGTATGAAGTTCTCAAGGAAGCATTTGATTTCGATAAATTCTGGCCGATCTGCAGGGTCTGCTGCCCAACAGGACACCAGGAGGGGCACTATCTCCTTTGGAATGTTATCAGTGCTAGGCCTCGCATTCTGGGGGAATGGGGAGCAGAATGAATTAAAGGTCAGTCAACTAGTACAAAGTCTGGCTAGTAAAATTACCAAGTTTAACTGTTTGATCTAAGGTTGAAAAAGGGCACAGATGTATGTATAACCATTtgattttatattattaaatatggACGTGCTATTAAGGCATTGTATCTGGCCATCATATAAGAATGTCATTAGCACTTACTTGAGTTACAGCAGCATATGCTGCAGTCATGCAGCACCTTCCTTTAAACGGAATTTTGTTTGTCAGCAGCTCCCACAGAACCAGTGAAAAGCTGTAAACATCCACCTTGTGATCATATCTTTTCTGATTTCTCTCACCAGCTACCTCAAACATCTGATTTATATAAAGAGTAAGGATTATATCATGATCTTAGTCAACATATAGCGAGTTGTGTCAAATAGATACCTCGGGAGCCATCCAGCGGTATGTACCAGCTTCAGTAGACATATCACCAACTATCTCCTCTCTAGATAACCCAAAGTCGGTTATCTTGACTGTTTTCTTGTCTTCGGACAGAAGCATATTGTCTACAGTATTCACATAAAGGTTCATTTAGACATGTACATGAAGAAACAAGGGAACTATACATATCGCATAAAAACCCAGATCATAATTGCAAAAGAAAACAGGGCAGTTTTGTTATTGATTAAGTAATATGACCGCCACCACAATCACTAAAAATAAAGCGAAGCTAGCCATGGAAATTCGATGATTACTAGGCTTTAAGTCACGGTGTATAATCCCTTGCGCGTGCAAATAAGTCATTGCTCGAGAGATCTCCAATGCATAGTGTACCGACAACTCCAGATCTAGACAATTTGGATGGATGTCTGCCAAGTACTTCTGAAGTGTACCACCTCCCATAAACTCTGTAATGATCATCAAGGCTGGTACTAGAGAAGCACCAATGAACTGGTTCACAAATAGAATGATTTCATCAGGAGAAAGACTTAAGTTGATAATACTATAATTTTGGAGGATATAGATGCAGTTGATGTTAGAAATCATATATCTTAACAATGAACACTCAGTTCCCATAAGTAAAAATTTACTTAACATAACTCAAAACTGATAGAAAAATATAAAGCAAAAATATTTTAGTTATTTATAAATACAATTCATACATAGATTGAAGTGATATTTCCTGTTAGGTATTATAGCGAATCAATGTGTATGTCTACCAAATAGTGAACCAAAATTGTATCCTTCTGAGGAGGGTGAGTTGTGTGCTGCTAACTCTATTTGAGAGCATCctagattttgagaaagaaaacTTGAAAGTTTTGGAAGATATTGTAATTGATAAAGTTTCTTCAAATTCCAAAGCTACGAAGATTTGTAAAATTTTCTGATCAACTAAAAAAAGGTTTCCCAGGCACAAGATCATGTAAAAAGTAGAATATAAATCGGTTAGGAGTCAATGTGCATAACCAGTAGAAGGATGTCTGGGTGTTGGACCAGTATCAGAAGTAACAGAAGCAATAAATTTGCATCAAACAACAGGGTCATTTGAAGTCACTGATGAACAAATTATGGATTGATAGGTGAAGAGATAGTTTAATCAGTCAATAAAAAGGCTTGTGGTAGTAAAAGCATTCAATAGAGATTACATTAATGCATTATTTCATGTTTAGAGGGAtctttgatttaattaattaaaaatgagtcagcttttataataatatatagtGACAGAGTTTTTATGAGCCTATTGGCAGAGTACTAAATTTGATTTTGTTCCAACTTTACGGCTTAAATATATGTTTATGATTCCAAAAGTTATTTTGAATTTTAACTTTAAAAGTTAAAGTTAAATTCTATATAAGAATATAATTGCTGTTTATTATAATAGTCAAATGCAACTTGAAATCACTTTCGGACTACCACGACAACTGAGAGTTCTCACATCAATCTTTCAACAAACAAATACTCATCATagattttttaaaagaaaaactATAACCGAGTGACCTGCAAGCAGATTAGTACTGTAGTTTATACATTTGGTGTTATCTTATTAATTACTACCAATGACATTATTCAGTTACTCcacatatatatttaaattaataagTTCAAATTTATCACATAAACTTTTTTTAACACATCATTAGAGTTTTAACTATTGATATAGTCATCACATTACTGTCAGAATCCAAGTGATTTAAATTaaggaaattttcagaaaactATAGATGCACACAAGTACAATTAAAGAAGAAATCGCAGATCAAGTAAAGCATGCACACAAGCATAACAAAAAAAACATCTAAAAGAATAGAGTGCTTGTTGCAGAACAAACTGACACTTTCTCGACTGTTTTTAAAGTAATATGATTCTTGTAATTGAACACATACCTTCACAATGTTTTCATGTCTTGATCTTGAATGCAGTGCAACCTCTCTCCCAAATCTCTCTTGCCATGTagaattaagttctgattctaaaTCAGGCAGTACTATTTTTATTGCAACAGGCGTAGATTTATACCTATAAATGTGATTTCAGTGATGAATAACAAAACtatatatacaaaaaaaatatacaaaaataCTTGTATCGATGATACAAGAAAAGTCATGCTCGCATATTTTTCCACAATGCGCACATCAACAAGTTCAACTGAATCCTGACAATGTATTTTACAATTTACAGAAATCAGAAAGTAACTCAAGCAAAGATAAGTGTTTGCATTTTACTATTTTATCATATTACAATTACTCAGACTAGATAGCACATTTGTTTTAGAAAGaacaataattatatttacacAACAAATCCAGCAGACATAGTATCTATAAGTCTAACTCTAAGTCAGAATAATTTGGCGTGTCTTCAATTTCTAAGCAAAATATTATGGAAACTAGTAGTTCCAACATAAAGAACCTTTCAATTTATGCAGAGATAGCTGCCATAAACAGTACTAGAACTTAGTCCAAAACCAGTTGAGGCTAAATGAGTTACCATAACCACAATTAATACCAAGTCTTCCAAACTAGTTCAGGTGGACTACATGAATCCATTCCACTAATACTTGGTCTGTAACAATTTGGGATGGACAGCATTGAATCCTCTTCTAACATAATTCCAGTTTTCTGTATGTCAATAGGAGCTACACCTATATAATCGTTACTACTTAAAATTCATTTCTTCTCAACTCATGGTGCATCAGTATGGCCTACTTATATAGTCTGTCCAGCTCTTTTcaacatattcttcctcatcttCTTTCTCAATAGAGCCACAGTAATTTATTGTAGTCATTACAAAACAACATCTTTTGTTGCCAAATTTTATCAGTATTGTAGCTGTAATGTATTAAAAGGTTAGGCAAATCTCAACAAGGTAATTTTTAACTCAGTAGCTTTAGATAGCCAGCAAAAGCATCGTCTTTACCTCTCTATATTAATTATTGTGATACATTAC
It contains:
- the LOC141717853 gene encoding serine/threonine-protein kinase STY13-like, translating into MPVPSHLYHFLSFQQQIHPPSSTMQDPLAPGGELYWLVQSRYQMNCGINIEETLRIDLEHLKFEAMIGKCGYSVVFKGTYKSTPVAIKIVLPDLESELNSTWQERFGREVALHSRSRHENIVKFIGASLVPALMIITEFMGGGTLQKYLADIHPNCLDLELSVHYALEISRAMTYLHAQGIIHRDLKPNNMLLSEDKKTVKITDFGLSREEIVGDMSTEAGTYRWMAPEMFEVAGERNQKRYDHKVDVYSFSLVLWELLTNKIPFKGRCCMTAAYAAVTQNARPSTDNIPKEIVPLLVSCWAADPADRPEFIEIKCFLENFIHYLWTPDTSPLRMITIGHANEPSAVGECEFTSHGMQNPNGVGAKARSAAGRFIRCFGSCA